One region of Oncorhynchus mykiss isolate Arlee chromosome 8, USDA_OmykA_1.1, whole genome shotgun sequence genomic DNA includes:
- the LOC118965596 gene encoding keratin-associated protein 10-9-like: protein MCGKEADCEEAHRKEAHRKEAHCEEADCEEAHRKEVNCKEAHCEEADCEEAHRKEVHCKEKHCKENHCEEAHRKEVPCKENHCKENHCEEAHQTHCKEAHCEEADCEDAHCKENHCKEAHCEGVHCKEKHCKENHCEEAHRKEVPCKENHCKENHCEEAHQTHCKEAHCEEADCEDAHCKENHCKEAHCEGVHCEEAHCKEAHCEEVHCEEAHCKEAHCEEVHCKEVHCEEADCEDAHCKENHCKEAHCEGVHCEEAHCKEAHCEEVHCEEAHCKEAHCEEVHCKEVHCEEAHCKEVHCEVAHCKEVHCEEAHCKKVHCEEAHCKEVHCEEAHCKEVHCEEAHCKDNHCKDVHCKENHCKEAHCEEAHCEEVHCEGATVKRPTVKRLTVKRLTVKRPSVKWPTVKRPPVKRPTVKWPTVKSPFMTVSYSHFRIAHLEHS from the exons ATGTGTGGTAAAGAGGCCGACTGTGAAGAGGCCCACCGTAAAGAGGCCCACCGTAAAGAGGCCCACTGTGAAGAGGCCGACTGTGAAGAGGCCCACCGTAAAGAGGTCAACTGTAAAGAGGCCCACTGTGAAGAGGCCGACTGTGAAGAGGCCCACCGTAAAGAGGTCCACTGTAAAGAGAAGCACTGTAAAGAGAACCACTGTGAAGAGGCCCACCGTAAAGAGGTCCCCTGTAAAGAGAACCACTGTAAAGAGAACCACTGTGAAGAGGCCCACC AGACCCACTGTAAAGAGGCCCACTGTGAAGAGGCCGACTGTGAAGACGCCCACTGTAAAGAGAACCACTGTAAAGAGGCCCACTGTGAAGGGGTCCACTGTAAAGAGAAGCACTGTAAAGAGAACCACTGTGAAGAGGCCCACCGTAAAGAGGTCCCCTGTAAAGAGAACCACTGTAAAGAGAACCACTGTGAAGAGGCCCACC AGACCCACTGTAAAGAGGCCCACTGTGAAGAGGCCGACTGTGAAGACGCCCACTGTAAAGAGAACCACTGTAAAGAGGCCCACTGTGAAGGGGTCCATTGTGAAGAGGCCCACTGTAAAGAGGCCCACTGTGAAGAGGTTCACTGTGAAGAGGCCCACTGTAAAGAGGCCCACTGTGAAGAGGTCCACTGTAAAGAGGTCCACTGTGAAGAGGCCGACTGTGAAGACGCCCACTGTAAAGAGAACCACTGTAAAGAGGCCCACTGTGAAGGGGTCCATTGTGAAGAGGCCCACTGTAAAGAGGCCCACTGTGAAGAGGTTCACTGTGAAGAGGCCCACTGTAAAGAGGCCCACTGTGAAGAGGTCCACTGTAAAGAGGTCCACTGTGAAGAGGCCCACTGTAAAGAGGTCCACTGTGAAGTGGCCCACTGTAAAGAGGTCCACTGTGAAGAGGCCCACTGTAAAAAGGTCCACTGTGAAGAGGCCCACTGTAAAGAGGTCCACTGTGAAGAGGCCCACTGTAAAGAGGTCCATTGTGAAGAGGCCCACTGTAAAGATAACCACTGTAAAGATGTCCACTGTAAAGAGAACCACTGTAAGGAGGCCCACTGTGAAGAGGCCCACTGTGAAGAGGTCCACTGTGAAGGGGCCACTGTGAAGAGGCCCACTGTAAAGAGGCTCACTGTGAAGAGGCTCACTGTGAAGAGGCCCTCTGTGAAGTGGcccactgtgaagagacccccTGTGAAGAGGCCCACTGTGAAGTGGCCCACTGTGAAGAGCCCATTCATGACAGTGTCCTACTCTCACTTTAGAATTGCACACCTAGAACACAGCTAA